CGGCGCAGTCCTCGAGACGGCACGCCTCACCGGGGTGAAGCGGGTCGTCTTTGCCAGCACGCGCGGAGTCAACCAGCTCGCGATGCCGCCCGCGAACGGGGAAGCGCTGGACGAGGACTTTACGATGAAGGTCCTGAGCAACCGGGCCAAGACGATGTACGAGCTCAGCAAGCTGACGGGCGAGCAACTGGGCCTGCTCTACTACGATGCCTACGGAGTCGATTTTGTCGCCGTGCGCCTGGCCGGAGGCTTCGGACCGACTCCGGGACTGCCGAGCGGACTCACGGGGACGGTGCTGCGAGCACTGGTGTTCGATGCCGCGCTCGGCAAGCCCGTCACCATCGAGAACCCCTCGCTCACCTACGCGGGGCGGCATGAGTTCGTCTACTTCAAGGATGATGCCGAGGCCATCGCGCTTGCGTGCTTCAAGGATGGCCTGAAAAAACGGGTCTACAACATCCGCATGGGAACGACGTTCGAGTACCGCGAGGTCGTCGAGGCGGTGCGGCGGGTGTGCCCCGGGGTGCCGATCGAGATCCGCGCCGCGTCGAGCTCGTCGATGAGCCCCGGGCGCGCCCCCCGGGACGACTTCGCCGATACGACGGCCGCGCGTGAGGAGTTGGGATGGCGGCCGAAGTACGATCTCGAGACCGGTCTCAGGGAATGGGGCGACTGGATCCGGCGGACGCGCGGAGCGTTCCGGGCCGCGTGAGCCCGGCCGGTCCTCGGTCCATCGTCCCACACAATCCCTACGGTGGAAATGGAGGATGGCGAGATGGACGACAAGCTCTACGCGGCCGCGCAGGCGAAAATCAGGGAATACCGGGGTTCGTCGGCCGTTCTCGGCCAGGGGCCCATGGCGGAGCTTGCGCCGGAAGTGGACCGCATGAAAGACGAGTTCCTCTGGGGACTTCTGTGGAGCGACCCCTCCGTCGATATCCGGACCCGCAGCCTGTGCACGATCAGCGCTCTAACGGTGCTCGGGAAAGAAGAGCAGCTGAAGAACCACATAGGGTGGGCGCTGAACGTCGGCGTCACCAAGGAACAGATCGTCTCGATCGTCTCGCAGATGCTGATCTACGGCGGGCTTGCCGGGGCGCACAACGCCATGCGGGTGGCGAAAGAAGTGTTTCGGGAGAAGGGCCTGCTGTGACCGGCGAACGCTGAAATGGAGCCAACCAAAGTACATTTCTACAGCGGCGGGCACCGGCTGACCGGCTTTTGGTACCCGCCGAAGGCGTGCGGCGGCCGGGTTCCAGGGATCGTCTGCTGCCACGGATTCTCGGGGATGATCGAGGTCCAAATGGTCGGCATTCCCGAGGCACTGAGCGAAGCCGGCTATGGCGCGCTTACGTTCTATTGCCGCGGTATCGGTGAGAGCGAAGGCCCCCGGGGCCGCGTCATCCCGTGGGAGCAGGTCGAGGATATCCGCAACGCCGTCACCTATCTTCAGACGCGGGAGGAGATCAACCTCAAGAGCATCGGGGCGTTCGGCAGCGCCTGGGGGTGCAGCACGGCCGTGGCCGCGGCCGCGACCGACCCCAGAATCAAATGTCTCGTGGGGACCGTCGGCATCGGAGACTGCGAGCGCTGGCTCAAGGGCGAACGGTCGCGATGGGAATGGGCGAAATTCTTGAAGCGGCTCGAAGAAGACCGGCGGAACCGGGTGCTCACCGGTACGTCGGCCGTCGTGCATCCCAACGAGATTCACGTTCCCGATCGCGCCGCGTCGGAAGCGAGGGACCGCCAGTGGAACGCCTTCATCAAGAAATCCGGATACGAGGGGTATCCGTTGGAGACTGCCGAGGCGGTCATCGAGTTCAAGCCCGAGATGCACGTCCACCGCATCGCCCCGCGGGTGGTTCTCTTCATCCACATGGGCGATGACGTGACCGTCCCTCCGGAAGAGTCCCGGAGTCTGTATGAGAGGGCCGGCGAGCCCAAGAAGCTCGTGATCATGGAAGGCCGTTCCCACTACGATACGTTCCAGTTCACGAATCCCAAGGTTTTCGGCGAGATCATGTCCATTGCACTGGCGTGGTTTGACGAACACCTCACGCCGTGACCCTACCGTGGCGCGATCCCCAGCACCGCGCTGGCAGAAGATTTTTCTATCGCGGCCGCGGTGTGGGACGTTGGGTAAGTCACCCCCATCCACGATCACCATGTTGTCAGGCTCCTTGATGGTAACCTGACCGGCGCGCCACCCTGCTACCCGACGGCTGCGGATCGCCGTGGCCGAGGTGTTCGGGCCGGAGACGCCCGTCCAGCGATGCCAGTACCATAAGCGCGAGAACGTGGTGACGTATCTCCCCAAGAACCAGCAAGAGCTGTGGCGCGGCAAGCTGGCGCATGCGTATACCCAACCGACCTATGAGACGATGAAAGCCGCCCTCGATGATCTCCGCGCGGATCTTCGCCGGCTGAACGAGTCGGCGGTGCGGAGTCTCGACGAAGGGTTGGAAGAGACCCTGACCCTGCACCGGCTCGGCGTAGGGTCGATCCTCCGGCAGACGCTCGCGACGACCAACATGCTGGAGTCGGTCTTCAGTGGCGTCGAGCAGCGGACGGGGAAAGTCGATCGGTGGCGGAACAGCAATCAAAAGCAGCGGTGGCTGGCCGCGGCATTGCTGGACATTGAACCGCGGCTCCGCCGCGTACGAGGCTATCGCGCCCTACCGCAGTTGCGCGAGGCGCTTCAGAAACAGCGTGGCACGGCGAACGGTGAACGTCGACGAGCCGTCGCCAGCTGAGGTTGAGCGGCAATTATCCGGTCGGCCGCGGGGATGGCCTCGCTTTGCAGGGGGTAGCTGGATACCTCCACGGCTCACGGAATCGATTCTTGGGCCGTTTCCGGGCCTGGTTCCCAGGGAGACATCCGTGGTTTTCGGATTTCGCAGGAAGAACGGACTACCGGTGACGTACTGATGCGCCGGGTGTTGTTCCGTCAAATTTCGACTGACTCTGGGACACCCTCGAGTCGGAAGATTGTCGGAGATTCGCTTCGGGGGCATTCGTAATGCGCAGGTCGTTGGTTCGAATCTGACCCGGCAGGGGATGAATCATCCTGAACACCAGACTTACAGTCCGTTTCCGCGCGATTACGTGGCACGCGGTCGTTGAGACCGCCTCCCAGCTGGGATTTTCATAGGAAACCGTGCGATCTGCAACTGGGTGACTATGGTCCCGCCGCCAGCGTGATCTCTGCAAAGGTGCGTATCGTGAACCGGCGAAGTAGATGTGCCAGGCAAGCACTCAAGCGTTAACCGGGGGGCCACAGGATGGATAACCGGTTCACAAGAAGGGCCGTCATTCGCGCGCTCGGCGGGTTAGCCGCCGCCGCGGGGGCCACCGGGCTCAATCGCCTCGGCGCACGAGCGGCCGAGCCGATCCGGTTCAAGATCTTCACCTACCAGGTCCAGACTGTCCAAGGGTTTCTGTCCCAGTTCGAAGCCAGCAATCCTGGGATGAAGGTCGACCTGGAAGTCATTCCGGGCGCACAGTACGTCGCGAAGATTCAACTGATGCAGAGTTCACGGACACCTTTCGATGCGCTCTACGTGTTCGATCACGTGCTCTCGAAATGGGCCCCCTGGCTCGAGCCTCTGGACGGCTATCCCGGAGCCGAGGCGTTGAAGCGAAACATGATACCCATCGCCCGTCAGTCGATGACGTACAAAGGCAAGTTGTACGGTTTGCCCTACTATACGTCGTACTTCGGGATTCTCTACGACGATCAGATGTTGAAGGCTGCCGGCTTCGGGGGACCGCCTGGAACGTACGATGAGTGGAGCCGTCAGGCGCGGAGCATCAAGAAAGCAGGATTGAGCAAAGCGCCCATGATTTGGCCCGTCAAGTGGTCGGGCTGGGGCGGCATGTGGGTCATGAACGCCATGGTGGCGTCACGAAACGGCAAGGTCCTGGACGAAAGTTTAAACGTCACGCCTGCCGCGCTGGATTCGTTGAAGTGGTGGGCCGGGACATACAAGGAGGGACTGTCCGACCCCAACGGAATTGAGCTCGATCCAAACACTTCGGCGCAAGCGTTCATGGGCGGCGGCTATGCGACCATGCTCAGCGCAAACTTCTACGCCGGGGCCCAATGGACCAACGATCCGACGAATTCGAAGGTTGCCGGTCACACGAAGTTGGGCCCAATGCCGGAGTCACACAAGACCGTGGGCTTTGCACGGCTTTACGGAATAAATTCGGCAAGCTCCCAAAAGCAGGACGCCTGGCGGCTGGTCAAGTTCCTCGGTGGCACCGACGCGAAGGGCGACTATGTTACCCCAAAGCAATGGTTGCTGAAAGGCGCGCTTACCTGGGGATATCGCGGGATCGAGAAAGACCCCGAAGTTGCCGCGTCGATACGGTCCTGGGGGGGCAACCCTACCCTCATTGCCGCGAACCTTGAAAACGCCGTCCACATGAGCGGCGTTGTACCCTTTCAGGCGCTCTGGTATGCAGAGTGGGAGCTCTACGCGACCGGAGTCCTGCAGGAAGTGTTGAGTGGACGGACGTCGCCCGAAAGCGGGGCGCAACTCTGGACGAAGAAGGCCAGAGAATTGGCCGCGCGATACAAGTAGGCCCGGGCACGCGCGGTGGTGGGATCGGGGTCCGCGCGAGTGGACTCCGGGAGACGTGATCAAGCCGCGATAGCGTTGGGCGCACGGCGGACGCGGCGGGGTAAGGCTGCGCGCGGCCGGCCGTTACCGTCGCTTCCCCGAGGGCGGCGCCCGGATATCCTGCTCAGGCTTCTGAATATCCCGACGATAGCGCTGATCGTCGGGATCGGCATTGTCCCGATTCTCTACGTGGCCTTGCTGAGTCTAGAAAACCTGCAATTGGGGTCCTCTGCCCGGACCGCCTTCGCCGGTTGGTCGAATTACTCGTTCATCCTCTCAGATTCGTCCGTGGGTAATGCGTTTCGCAACACGCTCTATTTTTCGCTGCTGTCGGTCGTCATCGCCACGGCGATCGGTCTCGGCATCGCCCTGCTGATGAATAACGACAGGGTCAGGGTGGG
This window of the bacterium genome carries:
- a CDS encoding NAD(P)-dependent oxidoreductase, with the translated sequence MTALITGVGAVGSHVAARLQELGEPLVVYDLNPRMDFLKTIFDVERAKVVVGDVNDMDLLAATIKAEKVDRIVHLAGFLTKQLKDQPFAGIRLNILGTGAVLETARLTGVKRVVFASTRGVNQLAMPPANGEALDEDFTMKVLSNRAKTMYELSKLTGEQLGLLYYDAYGVDFVAVRLAGGFGPTPGLPSGLTGTVLRALVFDAALGKPVTIENPSLTYAGRHEFVYFKDDAEAIALACFKDGLKKRVYNIRMGTTFEYREVVEAVRRVCPGVPIEIRAASSSSMSPGRAPRDDFADTTAAREELGWRPKYDLETGLREWGDWIRRTRGAFRAA
- a CDS encoding carboxymuconolactone decarboxylase family protein; amino-acid sequence: MDDKLYAAAQAKIREYRGSSAVLGQGPMAELAPEVDRMKDEFLWGLLWSDPSVDIRTRSLCTISALTVLGKEEQLKNHIGWALNVGVTKEQIVSIVSQMLIYGGLAGAHNAMRVAKEVFREKGLL
- a CDS encoding extracellular solute-binding protein — its product is MDNRFTRRAVIRALGGLAAAAGATGLNRLGARAAEPIRFKIFTYQVQTVQGFLSQFEASNPGMKVDLEVIPGAQYVAKIQLMQSSRTPFDALYVFDHVLSKWAPWLEPLDGYPGAEALKRNMIPIARQSMTYKGKLYGLPYYTSYFGILYDDQMLKAAGFGGPPGTYDEWSRQARSIKKAGLSKAPMIWPVKWSGWGGMWVMNAMVASRNGKVLDESLNVTPAALDSLKWWAGTYKEGLSDPNGIELDPNTSAQAFMGGGYATMLSANFYAGAQWTNDPTNSKVAGHTKLGPMPESHKTVGFARLYGINSASSQKQDAWRLVKFLGGTDAKGDYVTPKQWLLKGALTWGYRGIEKDPEVAASIRSWGGNPTLIAANLENAVHMSGVVPFQALWYAEWELYATGVLQEVLSGRTSPESGAQLWTKKARELAARYK
- a CDS encoding transposase gives rise to the protein MAEVFGPETPVQRCQYHKRENVVTYLPKNQQELWRGKLAHAYTQPTYETMKAALDDLRADLRRLNESAVRSLDEGLEETLTLHRLGVGSILRQTLATTNMLESVFSGVEQRTGKVDRWRNSNQKQRWLAAALLDIEPRLRRVRGYRALPQLREALQKQRGTANGERRRAVAS
- a CDS encoding alpha/beta hydrolase, giving the protein MEPTKVHFYSGGHRLTGFWYPPKACGGRVPGIVCCHGFSGMIEVQMVGIPEALSEAGYGALTFYCRGIGESEGPRGRVIPWEQVEDIRNAVTYLQTREEINLKSIGAFGSAWGCSTAVAAAATDPRIKCLVGTVGIGDCERWLKGERSRWEWAKFLKRLEEDRRNRVLTGTSAVVHPNEIHVPDRAASEARDRQWNAFIKKSGYEGYPLETAEAVIEFKPEMHVHRIAPRVVLFIHMGDDVTVPPEESRSLYERAGEPKKLVIMEGRSHYDTFQFTNPKVFGEIMSIALAWFDEHLTP